The following are encoded together in the Salvia hispanica cultivar TCC Black 2014 chromosome 6, UniMelb_Shisp_WGS_1.0, whole genome shotgun sequence genome:
- the LOC125196856 gene encoding FHA domain-containing protein At4g14490-like, with translation MPPRRSAAARGGAQGPTLKLIVDKGPLSGNTSEFRPGTAVKIGRLVRGNTLAIKDSGISTKHLLIQAEDAPDRRWTVSDLDSSNGSFLNDAQLEPFEAAVLSHGDVIKIGEETSIRVEILSGEGNEVVSVARRNTRRRGREQVVDLGVIDEFAELGLQNNVDEEKIEVEVNQGRNANTRTTRNTARSKNLAQDLNVEEDKVVSTRMTRNSARNLKLAVDLNVEEDNGLEPSEIKGSRGVSTRRKRREDNVEETVVDSSLIEGKKATRGGGRGRKKLIVETICEETENEEAKPESKEKENRSDIAADEVRSSGVEECVAAGATTSKGEMVADLSKMTLGEWLDFVAVYEPQQIIAETEEMLAEMRRKAERCHEFMLQQKKAQG, from the coding sequence ATGCCTCCGAGAAGATCCGCTGCAGCCAGAGGAGGCGCCCAAGGCCCCACACTGAAGCTAATCGTGGACAAGGGACCGTTATCCGGTAACACAAGTGAGTTCAGGCCGGGAACCGCGGTCAAGATCGGCCGCCTTGTCCGCGGCAACACGCTAGCTATCAAGGACTCAGGAATATCCACCAAACACCTGCTCATCCAAGCCGAAGATGCGCCGGATCGGCGCTGGACCGTCTCCGACCTCGATTCCTCGAATGGCAGCTTTCTCAACGACGCGCAGCTCGAGCCATTCGAAGCGGCGGTTCTGTCCCATGGCGACGTCATCAAAATCGGCGAGGAAACGTCGATTAGGGTGGAGATCCTTAGCGGGGAGGGTAATGAAGTCGTTTCCGTGGCGAGGAGGAACACGCGTCGGCGCGGTAGGGAGCAGGTCGTCGATTTGGGGGTAATTGACGAGTTTGCCGAGCTAGGGTTACAGAATAATGTCGATGAGGAGAAAATCGAAGTTGAGGTGAATCAGGGGAGGAATGCGAACACTAGAACAACCAGAAATACAGCGAGAAGTAAGAATTTGGCTCAGGATTTGAATGTGGAAGAGGATAAAGTCGTAAGCACTAGGATGACTAGAAATTCAGCGAGAAATTTGAAGTTGGCCGtggatttgaatgttgaagaggaTAATGGTTTGGAGCCAAGTGAAATCAAAGGATCGAGAGGCGTAAGCActaggaggaagaggagggaAGACAATGTTGAAGAAACTGTAGTCGATTCGAGCCTGATCGAGGGTAAAAAGGCAACGAGAGGTGGAGGAAGGGGGAGGAAGAAGCTGATTGTGGAGACTATTTGTGAAGAAACAGAGAATGAGGAAGCAAAACCGGAGAGcaaagaaaaggaaaacagATCAGATATTGCAGCTGATGAAGTGAGAAGCTCTGGAGTGGAAGAATGTGTTGCTGCTGGAGCTACTACTAGTAAAGGGGAGATGGTGGCAGATTTGAGTAAGATGACGTTGGGGGAATGGCTTGATTTTGTGGCGGTATACGAGCCTCAACAGATCATTGCTGAAACAGAGGAGATGCTGGCAGAGATGAGGCGAAAAGCAGAGAGATGTCACGAGTTCATGTTGCAACAGAAGAAAGCGCAAGGTTGA